From one Culex quinquefasciatus strain JHB chromosome 3, VPISU_Cqui_1.0_pri_paternal, whole genome shotgun sequence genomic stretch:
- the LOC119768949 gene encoding poly(A) polymerase type 3-like → MVKAQFESMEPPRFHQREFRINKKILQWPPSPPAPVLHSPTIFFVEPAAAAAAASAGSNKTLDSLAEPKQEDHTKTVELQKALEPYNVLEDESELNHRMEILSKLNTLGKQWMRNVSISKNMPELLAEKLGGKIYTFGSYRLGVNHKGANIDALCVTPRNIERQDYFGSFFELLKKQPEVTGSRAVEEALVPVVKMNFDGIKIDLLFARLALKELPHNFDQRDDMLLKNLDPKLVRSLNGCRATDEILRLMPNIDNFRLAKKHGIYSNSLGYVGGVSWAMLMARTCQLPNVVAATQVHKFFMVFSRWKWPQSVFLKRPDTVNLGFQVWDPLVNVQDRFHLMPIITPAYPQQNSTFHVNPKCFEQQEQNQKDDGGEGADNTLVTLVPGTVV, encoded by the exons ATGGTCAAGGCACAGTTTGAGTCGATGGAACCACCGCGGTTCCACCAAAGAGAATTCCGCATCAACAAGAAGATTCTCCAGTGGCCTCCATCTCCGCCGGCACCGGTGCTTCACTCGCCGAC gatttttttcgtTGAGCCCGCGGCGGCCGCAGCAGCTGCATCGGCTGGCAGCAACAAAACTCTGGACAGTTTAGCGGAACCTAAGCAGGAAGACCACACCAAGACGGTGGAGCTGCAGAAAGCTCTCGAGCCGTACAACGTGTTAGAGGACGAGTCCGAGCTGAACCACCGGATGGAGATTCTGTCCAAGCTGAACACGCTGGGCAAGCAGTGGATGCGCAATGTGTCCATCTCGAAGAACATGCCGGAATTGCTGGCCGAGAAGCTCGGCGGGAAGATCTACACTTTTGGGTCGTACCGGCTGGGCGTTAACCACAAGGGGGCGAATATTGACGCGCTGTGCGTGACGCCGCGCAACATCGAACGGCAGGACTACTTTGGGTCGTTCTTCGAGCTGCTGAAGAAACAGCCCGAGGTAACGGGGAGCCGCGCCGTCGAGGAGGCGCTTGTGCCGGTCGTCAAGATGAACTTTGACGGCATCAAGATTGATTTGCTGTTTGCGCGGTTGGCGCTGAAGGAGCTTCCGCACAACTTTGACCAGCGCGACGATATGCTGCTGAAAAATCTGGACCCCAAGTTAGTGCGCAGTCTGAACGGGTGCCGCGCCACGGACGAGATCCTGCGGCTGATGCCCAACATTGACAACTTTCGGCTGGCGAAGA AGCATGGAATCTACTCCAACTCTTTGGGTTACGTTGGGGGTGTGTCGTGGGCTATGCTTATGGCCAGGACGTGTCAGCTCCCGAATGTCGTCGCGGCCACGCAGGTGCACAAGTTCTTTATGGTGTTTTCGCGCTGGAAGTGGCCCCAGTCGGTTTTCCTGAAGCGGCCGGACACCGTGAATCTGGGCTTTCAAGTGTGGGATCCGCTGGTGAACGTGCAGGACCGGTTCCACCTGATGCCGATCATCACGCCGGCATATCCGCAGCAAAACTCGACCTTCCACGTCAACCCGAAGTGCTTCGAGCAGCAGGAGCAAAACCAAAAGGACGACGGCGGCGAGGGCGCAGACAACACTCTGGTCACTCTGGTTCCTGGGACTGTAGTTTGA